In a single window of the Candidatus Neomarinimicrobiota bacterium genome:
- a CDS encoding helix-turn-helix domain-containing protein, translating to MRNITFGERLAFHREKAGLTQKELASRLGIQYQQVSAYERDLTYPRKGRLIQICEILSAPYSELAEAKFRTQNPGLPEEAFPYENRRRLPPIPIIGLAAAGQGLFPNTEGTATAADDYLERHDDLKDELVYGVRVFGDSMTPVVKPGSIVIASLEASCQNGDLAVVVTQDGEAMIKLVYYKGEELLLRSTNPAFPERRIARSDILHLHPVVYIRMGRV from the coding sequence ATGCGTAACATAACCTTCGGCGAGCGGTTGGCCTTCCATCGTGAAAAGGCCGGTCTGACCCAGAAAGAACTGGCCTCCCGGCTGGGCATCCAGTACCAGCAAGTCAGCGCCTACGAGCGGGACCTCACCTATCCCCGCAAGGGCCGCCTGATCCAGATCTGCGAGATTCTGAGTGCCCCCTATTCCGAGCTGGCCGAGGCTAAGTTTCGTACCCAGAACCCGGGCCTTCCCGAAGAAGCCTTCCCTTATGAGAACCGGCGCCGGCTGCCGCCGATACCCATCATCGGTCTGGCCGCGGCGGGGCAGGGCCTCTTTCCCAATACGGAAGGTACCGCCACGGCCGCTGATGACTACCTGGAACGCCACGATGACCTGAAAGACGAGCTGGTCTACGGTGTACGGGTATTCGGTGATTCCATGACGCCGGTGGTCAAGCCGGGGTCTATAGTTATTGCCTCACTGGAGGCCAGCTGCCAGAACGGCGACCTGGCCGTGGTGGTCACCCAGGATGGCGAGGCCATGATCAAACTGGTCTATTATAAAGGTGAAGAGCTCCTCCTACGCTCCACCAACCCGGCCTTCCCCGAGCGGCGCATCGCCCGCAGCGATATCCTGCACCTGCACCCGGTGGTCTACATCCGCATGGGCCGGGTGTAG
- a CDS encoding outer membrane lipoprotein-sorting protein has protein sequence MTRPRITALLLLALLFTSTLVAQTGYDIAKMIDERKQPEDMVADMTMILTARTGSQRTLTVHSVRKGEDKQIIWFLAPADDRGVAFLKIEYEDREDEMRMWLPSFKKMRRISSSKKGESFMGSDLSYEDMTTRNLDEYTYELKGEESLDGDQVWVLESIPIPELRSSYSRIISWVRQSDVMPLKEEYYDRAGNLLKVRILEVEAVKEYSIPVRMFVRNLQKEHSTELLFDNVELDTGVGDDLFHERNLQRLP, from the coding sequence ATGACCAGACCGCGAATCACAGCGCTACTGCTGCTAGCCCTCCTGTTCACCAGCACCCTGGTAGCGCAAACGGGGTACGACATCGCCAAAATGATAGACGAGCGGAAGCAGCCCGAAGATATGGTTGCCGATATGACCATGATCCTCACCGCCCGTACCGGCAGCCAGCGGACACTCACTGTTCACTCGGTGAGGAAGGGTGAGGACAAACAGATCATCTGGTTCCTGGCCCCGGCAGACGACCGAGGGGTAGCCTTCCTGAAAATCGAGTATGAAGACCGGGAGGATGAGATGCGCATGTGGCTGCCCAGTTTCAAGAAGATGCGCCGCATTTCGTCCAGCAAGAAGGGTGAGAGCTTCATGGGCTCCGACCTGAGCTACGAAGACATGACCACCCGGAACCTGGACGAGTACACCTATGAGCTTAAGGGAGAGGAGAGTCTTGACGGTGACCAGGTCTGGGTTCTGGAAAGCATCCCTATTCCTGAGCTGCGTTCATCTTATAGCAGAATTATCTCCTGGGTGCGCCAGTCGGACGTTATGCCCTTAAAGGAGGAGTACTATGACCGGGCCGGCAACCTGCTTAAGGTGCGCATCCTGGAAGTAGAAGCAGTCAAGGAGTATAGCATCCCGGTGAGGATGTTCGTGCGAAACCTCCAGAAAGAGCACAGCACCGAGCTGCTTTTCGATAATGTGGAGCTGGACACCGGCGTGGGCGACGACCTGTTTCACGAGCGCAACCTGCAGAGGCTGCCATGA
- a CDS encoding RND family transporter, with amino-acid sequence MITKKRFIQWTLEHPGQSITLALLLSVIIGSGVRFLHIEDDVMKMLPQDIPSRVIWREIEDQFGSIEPILVGIGREGQSIYTQEALAKIWDVSRALEDLLLVDEVRGLASMDKIESVDGFMEVDELMPARDLTPEEIAAVKGYLDRNPDLRRTMVSRDGDYTRIMILPVSGVSDKELAAEVEAVTDALLQGYEVQIGGLPYVRGIITKLVRQDVIGLMRIGLILLALVLLLNLRSLTALLMVLVVIVLSAFTMVGFFGWMYQLLSSEHFNFTLLNTNMPVILLTIATADGVHILTRFFREVRERREVKSSIAATMDVLMLPVFLTSITTMAGFITLTTAPLTTIVGYGITVSFGIAWAWYLSVTFLPSVMVLKKWNLTGRALTTPGIFEKIIHATGKYVLRHPVIILSGTVVVLIFSIIGITQLRVEMNVVKFFKPGSVIRENMAFLDDKFYGSSNLAIQVRGDMKEPATLRRLEALQQQLEEEEPIGLTYSIANMIAKLHRVVMDDSVEYEYIPDTRAKVANLLTLYSMSGDPDDFNALVDYDYRNALINSSLKTVSTREMLGLVGRLEDRIESGDLADMDVRVSGLPVFLRDFTYLLISSSLRSLLLSLVLVVIISWIFFKTFQWGILAVIPLSSAILLNFGIMGWFGIELSHVTALLSAIIIGVGVDFAVHFIAQYKHFLRRGIPRDQVGQTAIDDVGYPILLNVAAVSVGFAALLFSNFVPMIYAGGLIIISMVSCALGTLTMLATIIHLMRDRVTA; translated from the coding sequence GTGATAACGAAAAAGAGGTTTATACAATGGACGCTTGAACACCCTGGCCAGTCTATTACCCTGGCATTGCTGCTGAGCGTGATAATCGGCTCCGGCGTGCGCTTTCTGCACATTGAAGACGACGTCATGAAAATGCTACCCCAGGATATCCCCTCCAGGGTGATCTGGAGAGAGATCGAAGACCAATTCGGATCGATCGAACCTATCCTGGTCGGTATCGGCCGAGAAGGTCAATCTATTTATACTCAGGAAGCCCTGGCGAAGATCTGGGACGTCAGCCGGGCATTAGAAGATTTGCTACTTGTCGATGAGGTACGCGGGCTGGCCAGTATGGACAAGATCGAAAGTGTGGACGGGTTTATGGAAGTGGACGAGCTGATGCCCGCCCGTGACCTGACCCCTGAGGAAATCGCCGCGGTAAAAGGCTACCTGGACCGCAACCCCGACCTTCGCCGCACCATGGTCTCCCGGGATGGAGACTACACCCGGATTATGATTTTACCTGTTTCCGGTGTATCGGATAAAGAGCTCGCTGCCGAGGTTGAGGCCGTTACCGATGCTCTCTTGCAGGGATACGAGGTCCAGATCGGCGGGCTGCCTTACGTGCGTGGCATTATCACCAAGCTGGTGCGCCAGGACGTGATCGGCCTCATGCGCATCGGCCTGATCCTCCTGGCCCTGGTGCTGCTCCTGAATCTGCGCAGCCTGACCGCCCTGCTCATGGTGCTGGTGGTCATTGTGCTCTCGGCCTTCACCATGGTCGGTTTTTTCGGTTGGATGTACCAACTCCTCAGTAGTGAGCACTTCAATTTCACCCTGTTGAACACCAACATGCCGGTGATCCTGCTGACCATAGCCACCGCCGACGGGGTGCACATTCTGACGCGCTTTTTCCGCGAAGTCCGCGAACGGCGCGAGGTTAAATCATCTATTGCCGCCACCATGGACGTGCTGATGCTGCCGGTTTTCCTGACCTCCATCACCACCATGGCCGGTTTCATCACGCTCACAACCGCCCCCCTCACCACGATAGTCGGATACGGTATTACCGTCTCTTTCGGCATTGCCTGGGCCTGGTACCTGTCGGTGACCTTTCTGCCCAGTGTGATGGTGCTCAAGAAATGGAACCTGACCGGGCGCGCCCTGACCACTCCCGGAATCTTCGAGAAAATCATCCACGCCACCGGGAAATACGTCCTGCGCCACCCCGTCATTATCCTCTCCGGAACGGTGGTCGTGCTGATCTTTTCCATCATTGGGATCACCCAGCTGCGAGTGGAGATGAATGTGGTCAAATTCTTCAAGCCGGGCTCGGTCATCCGGGAAAACATGGCATTTCTGGATGATAAGTTCTATGGCTCGTCCAACCTGGCCATCCAGGTCCGAGGAGACATGAAGGAGCCGGCAACTCTCCGCAGGCTGGAAGCCCTGCAGCAACAGCTGGAAGAAGAAGAGCCTATCGGCCTAACCTATTCCATTGCCAACATGATCGCCAAGCTTCACCGGGTGGTGATGGACGACAGCGTGGAATATGAGTACATTCCCGATACCCGGGCAAAGGTGGCCAATTTATTGACCCTTTATAGCATGTCCGGTGATCCCGACGACTTCAATGCCCTGGTGGACTACGACTACCGCAACGCCCTGATCAATTCCAGCCTGAAAACCGTTTCTACCAGAGAAATGTTGGGATTGGTAGGACGCCTGGAGGATCGGATCGAAAGCGGCGATCTGGCCGACATGGATGTCCGGGTTTCCGGTCTTCCAGTCTTCCTGCGCGATTTCACCTACCTGCTGATTAGCAGCTCGCTGCGTTCGCTGTTGTTATCGCTGGTGCTGGTTGTTATCATCTCCTGGATTTTTTTCAAGACCTTTCAGTGGGGGATCCTGGCCGTCATTCCGCTCAGCTCGGCCATTTTGCTTAACTTTGGAATCATGGGATGGTTCGGCATCGAGTTGAGCCATGTTACCGCCCTTCTTTCGGCCATTATCATTGGCGTCGGGGTTGACTTTGCGGTACACTTCATCGCCCAGTACAAGCATTTTCTCAGGCGTGGTATTCCGCGCGACCAGGTAGGCCAAACGGCTATCGATGACGTAGGCTATCCGATCCTGCTGAACGTAGCTGCGGTATCGGTTGGTTTTGCAGCCCTGCTTTTTTCCAATTTCGTCCCCATGATTTATGCCGGCGGTCTGATAATCATTTCGATGGTCTCATGCGCCCTAGGGACACTGACCATGCTGGCAACCATCATTCATCTAATGCGGGATAGAGTAACGGCTTAA